ttttcatttaattacaaacctatttttaatgattatattttattaatgatataaAGTTTCAATAaagaacattttaaaaataatcttattttttatttgatattaataaaattaaatatttttcaactatctcttatttaatgtgaaaatagttatttttgtttatatatggaTTCTAATGAATGCAATTTATTCACTATTGAATAAGATGAACCACCATTTTCCATTAAAAGAACAAGACTTATTATGGAATAAAAGGTATATAAAAGTGTATCTTATTTTCAAAACGACAATTGTTTGTGCTTCGTTTGGTGTTTTATAATTGTAGTATAGGCATTGAAATtcctaaaaatacattttcaacTATAATCCAAATATAGCCTTAATTCCGCGATAACAATCAGGTTGGAGTCAAGGTTGGGTAGCCTCCATTATAATGAACAAAACcaataattattgattagttaagctcttcAAATTTGCACCTACCTGGGTTCACTCGAAAACATAACtatagaaagagaaagaaaagtctaagaacttttttttttttaaaaaaaataaatataatttttataaaatattttccaaattgGAGTGCCTGTGTATTAGAGGCTCATTCGTGTGTGTGGTGAATATCTGAAGTGGTTCCACTATATTTTTCATCCATACATCACTGTTCAACAAAAGAGACCCTTCATAATACttatttgcattattttttgttgGCGTTATTTGAGAGGACGACTTATGAACTTAGTATTATATATCATACGAGGTTGATTATTGAAATTGCTTACGCTTATACCTCCCGCAACACTTATTGACGCTCACACAATTAGAAATTTCAGCCGAACGTAAGTGACACCCCTACcttcaattattatataacaAACACTTATTTTCATTGTGTGCGTAGAGTAgatacaaaacatttttttttctgttatgtATTTCTGTTCAGTTGCACAACAGCCTAAATTTATTTCCATCAAAGttaattttgttgaaaaaaaagcTGTAAAGTGAAAGATAAAATGCGAATAACAAAGCTctaaaattaattcaacaaCTTTAGCTAATATTTAGGCCCAGCCCAAAGTAAATTTGAAGTCGAATAAGGAGGCCCAATGAAAGCAGTGTCAGCATTTTTTTGGGTCAAATGAACCGGATGGAACAATATTCAATAGAAATAAAGAGCGAAGGACAACATATGAAGGTGAAGAGGGTTGAGTTCAGAGTTGAAACTTGAGAGAGTGTCGTTGATTCCAATTTACGACGGAGGAGTGAGGAATCACAATCTCCACCGGCGAAACCTGTAACTGTTGGCGACGCTCAACACTCGCACTACGCCGATAGGTAAACCTCACCAACCGATTTCACTCTCTGCTGCATAATAGTCGCTATCTTTTCAGTGTTTATTTGTTAACGTTTAGTTTTCTTATTGGTGAATGAAGTTACGACTTGCTAGAAATATTGAGGAATGGAAAATTctatactagttttttttttgtttttttaattaggttttaTAGATTTGGTTGCGTTGTGTTGATGAATGTTAACTTGTTAACGTGCGACAGTGATGGAGAGTGCTTTTGCAAGCGCCTCTGCGATTACTGACCAGAGGCAGAAGATAGAGCAGTATAAGCAAATACTTGCTGCTGTCATTTCATCTAATGACATTGTTCAGGCTAGGAAATTCATAGATCACAGTTAAGTCTCTTTTCTCATCTAGGGTTTTTATGCGGTTAGTGCTCCTCATTTTCAAGCTCTCAGACCTTTGAATTTCATATTTCAGTGTTATCAGATGATGTTCCATTAGTAGTGTCTCGGCAGCTTTTGCAGACTTTTGCTCAAGAGTTGGGAAGATTGGAGCCTGAGATACAGAAAGAGATTGCTCATTACGCCCTTGCCCAAATTCAGCCTCGTGTTGTGTCATTCGAAGAGcaggttttaaattttttgcattCAGCTGAAATACTGCATGCTTGTAATGTTTTCTCTCAATAAATAGGAAACGTTTAGTTATTACTTGTTAACTGCAATTAGGAAACGTTTCTCTCAATAAATAgaacaagataaaaaaattaaaaaaaaactacggttctgtgtaatcaattatcatGTAGATTTTCATTTAGTTTCGTGGATATTACTTATTTACTTCTTTAGGGATTAAATTCTTCAATACAAAAGATAagcaggaaaagaaaaagggtgaTTTAGTTATTTCGAACACAACAATTGTGCTCTTTGgcacaattttataaattgtagTGAGGTGGTGTCTGTGAGAGGAATGAATCattctttttcaattcaattactCTAATGGCCACTTGTTGTTTTATCATAGGTTTTAGTTATTAGAGAGAAACTTGCTGAGCTTTATGAATCTGAGAAGCAATGGTCTAAAGCAGCTCAAATGCTCAGTGGTATTGACCTGGATTCAGGAATGAGGTCTCAGAATTTCTTACCTCCTagtcttatatttattttcttgtgtagactattataattataattcagCCAAAACTTAAAATGTCTCTCTTTTACTTATTTGtactttgatttattttatcagGGTGATAGATGATGCATTCAGGTTGTCAAAGTGTGTCCAAATTGCTTGTTTATATCTTGAGGTATTGACTCTTTTGTGCAATGAAATCCATATTTGATTGAAGTAGTAGCTATTAGGAGTCATAACAAGCCACACAAGAACATGAGTATACATATCTATAATTTTTAGAGTCTTAAAGCATGCCCTACCTATTCTTGTTCCACATTTTCATATTCAAGAAggcaatatttttataactgaAGCGTTTATGTTCCTCATACTCTTATGCACGTGCATAAGGAATAATTTTAATGCTGTAAGTATGGGGatgtttcttccttttttaaatatgattggCATACTTGTTATTAATGCCAGAGGcgtaaatttaattgaaataaatttttcttatttggcAGGATGATGATGCTGTCAATGCTGAAGCTTTTATTAATAAAGCATCATTCTTGGTCAGCAATAGTCAGCATGAAGTACTGAATTTAAAGTACAAGGTTTGAAAATGATAGCTGCTAAAGGGTAACTGATCTAAAAGATAGATGCGTGAGCCTGCCTCATCTGTTTTTcccatttttttcctatttgttTTCAGGTTTGCTATGCAAGGATCTTAGATTTGAAGAGGAAGTTTTTGGAAGCAGCATTACGGTATTATGATATATCTCAAATTGAGAAAAGGCAAATAGGAGACGAGTATGTATTTTCGTGTtattttttcctcccttagtTTTTTCTAATCATTTTAGTGTGAATTAAGATAATCTGTTTGCATCTTGACTTCTTTTTGTCATTATACCCCCatcgttttttcttttctttccataatgggAATAGTCTCTCATGTTTGCCTATATATTCTTc
Above is a window of Glycine soja cultivar W05 chromosome 12, ASM419377v2, whole genome shotgun sequence DNA encoding:
- the LOC114377944 gene encoding COP9 signalosome complex subunit 4-like translates to MESAFASASAITDQRQKIEQYKQILAAVISSNDIVQARKFIDHMLSDDVPLVVSRQLLQTFAQELGRLEPEIQKEIAHYALAQIQPRVVSFEEQVLVIREKLAELYESEKQWSKAAQMLSGIDLDSGMRVIDDAFRLSKCVQIACLYLEDDDAVNAEAFINKASFLVSNSQHEVLNLKYKVCYARILDLKRKFLEAALRYYDISQIEKRQIGDEEINEEALEQALSAAVTCTILAAAGPQRSRVLATLYKDERCSKLKIYPILQKVYLERILRKPEIDAFAEELKPHQQALLPDNFTVLDRAMIEHNLLSASKLYTNISFNELGTLLGIPPHKAEKIASRMIYEDRMRGSIDQVEAVIHFDDDTEELQRWDQQIVGLCQALNDVLDSMAKKGFPVPV